One window of Chryseobacterium indologenes genomic DNA carries:
- a CDS encoding glycosyltransferase family 39 protein, whose translation MKKDYWILLFFIIAKFALQYSLISPEYELHRDEYLHLDQANHLAWGYLSVPPVNSWIALMIKMLGNSIFWVKFFPALFGALTIVLVWKSVEELNGSLFAKILASLGILFSVLLRINMLFQPNSLEIFLWLFLYYALIKYFNSEKVKWIYIGAVIFGIGILNKYNIAFSLLGLIPALLLTEQRKIFMQSHVYWAALLALIIIFPNLLWQYQNHFPVIHHMKELSEKQLVHVDRMGFMKSQILFFIGVIFVIIAGWGALLLYKPFEKFRFFFWSYIITITLFLFFKAKDYYAIGLYPVYIAFGSVFIGHLFEKGWKRFLKPISILIPVLLFLPLYNVAFPNKSPEYIESHQDQYKKFGLLRWEDGKDHPLPQDFADMQGWKELAQKVDKEYSRLSKSGNTMVLCDNYGQTGAINYYSKTGVVAMSFHADYINWIDLSKKYKNVIRVKDAPEAGKELKESGSFFEVAKLYDSITNPYARERGTAIFSLQGAKIDISKRIQDEITEVKNEWK comes from the coding sequence ATGAAAAAAGACTATTGGATTCTGCTTTTTTTTATCATTGCGAAATTTGCTCTTCAATATTCACTGATAAGCCCTGAGTATGAACTTCATCGGGATGAATATCTGCATCTCGACCAGGCCAATCATCTGGCTTGGGGATATCTTTCTGTTCCTCCCGTCAATTCATGGATTGCCTTGATGATTAAAATGTTAGGAAATTCTATATTTTGGGTTAAATTTTTCCCTGCGTTGTTCGGAGCACTGACGATAGTGCTGGTGTGGAAAAGTGTTGAAGAACTTAATGGAAGCCTCTTTGCCAAAATACTTGCTTCTTTAGGGATTCTGTTCTCAGTACTCCTCCGGATAAATATGCTGTTTCAGCCTAACTCTTTAGAAATTTTTCTGTGGTTGTTCCTTTATTATGCTTTGATTAAATATTTTAATTCAGAAAAAGTAAAATGGATATACATTGGAGCTGTCATTTTTGGAATAGGAATATTAAATAAATACAATATTGCTTTTTCATTATTGGGGCTTATTCCTGCATTATTGCTCACAGAGCAAAGAAAAATTTTTATGCAGTCTCATGTATATTGGGCTGCTCTTTTGGCTTTGATTATTATTTTTCCCAATCTTCTCTGGCAGTATCAGAATCATTTTCCAGTGATCCATCATATGAAGGAACTTTCTGAAAAACAGCTTGTGCATGTGGATAGAATGGGGTTTATGAAATCTCAGATTCTCTTTTTCATAGGAGTTATTTTTGTTATTATAGCAGGCTGGGGAGCATTGCTGTTGTACAAGCCTTTTGAGAAATTCAGATTTTTCTTTTGGAGTTATATCATCACAATCACTCTGTTTTTGTTTTTTAAAGCAAAAGATTACTATGCGATAGGACTTTATCCGGTGTATATTGCTTTTGGCTCCGTTTTTATTGGTCATTTATTTGAAAAAGGCTGGAAGAGATTTTTGAAACCAATCAGTATTCTTATTCCCGTACTTTTATTTCTTCCTTTATATAATGTAGCCTTTCCCAATAAAAGTCCTGAATATATAGAGTCTCATCAGGATCAGTACAAAAAATTCGGATTGCTTCGCTGGGAAGACGGAAAAGATCATCCGTTGCCTCAGGACTTTGCCGATATGCAAGGCTGGAAAGAATTGGCTCAAAAAGTAGATAAAGAATATTCCCGACTGTCAAAATCCGGAAATACGATGGTGTTGTGTGATAACTACGGGCAGACTGGTGCTATTAATTATTATTCAAAGACAGGCGTTGTAGCTATGTCATTTCATGCAGATTATATCAACTGGATAGATTTAAGCAAAAAATATAAAAATGTTATCAGGGTTAAAGATGCCCCTGAAGCAGGAAAGGAACTTAAAGAATCAGGCTCTTTTTTTGAAGTTGCAAAATTATATGATTCCATTACCAATCCGTATGCAAGAGAAAGAGGAACGGCAATTTTCAGTTTACAGGGAGCAAAAATAGATATCAGTAAAAGAATTCAGGACGAAATTACTGAAGTCAAAAATGAATGGAAATAG
- a CDS encoding efflux RND transporter periplasmic adaptor subunit, with protein sequence MKKKFTWKKAIYIVLGLLFAVALFSGIGYLIKSNSKEGEAFLTRKPTVQNMDDKVMATGKIVPKEEIEIKPNIAGIIDKILVKEGDKVEVGQLIATVKIVPSISEVNAAQQEVQNAQIQISNAQMNVGNMQKQFEMQDKLYKQGVASKQEYLNSQQQLFSQQQTLKNAQQQLNTAQKRLQIAKTGATPELKGQGLATTEIRSKASGTVLEVPVKAGSQVIEANNFNAGTTICSVADLNVLIFKGEIDEAQAGKLSEGMDMNIVIGALQNKTFPGKLTMIAPKGKDNAGTIKFPVEGNVSNPNNEYIRAGFSANGEIVLSSQKNALLLDESLVQYEKKQGKDVPFVEAKQKDGKFKKVYLKLGASDGINVQVLPGSEITKDTEIKVWNPSDKDKEELKEKSSKK encoded by the coding sequence ATGAAAAAGAAATTCACTTGGAAAAAAGCCATTTATATAGTGTTGGGGCTTTTATTTGCAGTGGCATTGTTCTCAGGGATTGGCTATCTTATCAAATCTAATTCTAAAGAAGGAGAAGCTTTCCTTACCCGTAAGCCTACCGTTCAGAATATGGATGATAAGGTAATGGCAACAGGAAAAATTGTTCCCAAGGAAGAAATTGAAATTAAACCCAATATTGCAGGGATCATAGATAAAATCTTAGTAAAAGAAGGAGATAAGGTAGAAGTAGGACAGCTGATTGCTACCGTGAAGATTGTTCCCAGTATTTCTGAGGTAAATGCTGCCCAGCAGGAAGTTCAGAATGCACAGATTCAGATCAGTAATGCGCAGATGAATGTAGGAAATATGCAGAAGCAATTTGAAATGCAGGATAAACTGTACAAGCAGGGAGTAGCTTCTAAACAGGAATATCTGAATTCTCAACAGCAATTATTCTCTCAGCAGCAGACGTTGAAAAATGCTCAACAGCAATTAAATACCGCTCAAAAAAGATTACAGATTGCTAAGACAGGAGCAACGCCTGAGTTGAAAGGACAAGGTTTAGCTACTACCGAGATTCGTTCAAAAGCTTCAGGAACCGTACTTGAGGTGCCTGTAAAAGCAGGAAGCCAGGTGATTGAAGCCAATAACTTTAACGCCGGAACTACAATCTGTTCAGTGGCAGATTTGAATGTCCTGATTTTTAAAGGTGAAATTGACGAAGCTCAAGCTGGAAAACTGAGTGAAGGTATGGATATGAATATCGTAATCGGTGCATTACAAAACAAAACTTTCCCTGGAAAACTAACGATGATCGCACCTAAAGGAAAAGATAATGCAGGAACTATTAAATTTCCGGTAGAAGGTAATGTAAGTAATCCTAATAATGAGTATATTAGAGCAGGTTTTTCTGCAAATGGTGAAATTGTTTTGAGTTCTCAGAAAAATGCATTATTATTGGATGAGTCTTTAGTTCAGTATGAAAAGAAACAAGGAAAGGATGTTCCTTTTGTAGAAGCGAAACAAAAAGACGGGAAATTCAAAAAAGTATATTTGAAACTGGGAGCTAGTGACGGTATCAACGTTCAGGTTCTTCCGGGATCAGAGATTACAAAAGATACTGAGATTAAAGTTTGGAATCCTTCTGATAAAGACAAAGAAGAGCTGAAAGAAAAATCCAGCAAAAAATAA
- a CDS encoding ABC transporter permease yields the protein MNIIFKKDTWQEIYYSLRNNKLRTFLTMIGVGWGMFLYVSLLGAAKGMENGFDKLFSGFATNSIFLWAQKTSIPYEGFPKGREVHLNLNDMEMLKRKVTAIDYISPQNARGSFTGTPGEAMSRNGKNGTYSLTGDYSVGNKISEKKLIFGRYINDADVSGNKNVVVIGEEIYKNFFDAKKKENPIGKSINIKGLFFNVIGVFRVKKGGGFENDQTAFIPLSTYTKMYNAGDQIDMFAIVSKPNANVNSVEEDVKQVLKSKNKVSPEDTNAFGSFNLGKEFKKLTGFLTGMQLLTIIVGTLTILAGVIAISNILLITVKERTKEIGIRRALGAKPAEVRNQILLESVVITLSSGLLGFMFGIFVLMILNAVTQGQDSFPFYNPTVNYGNVFAAMAVMVILGLIIGMIPAQRAVKIRPIEALRTE from the coding sequence GTGAATATCATATTTAAAAAAGATACTTGGCAGGAGATTTATTACTCATTGAGGAATAATAAACTCCGAACATTTCTTACCATGATCGGCGTAGGATGGGGGATGTTTTTGTATGTGAGCCTTCTTGGAGCAGCAAAAGGAATGGAGAATGGTTTTGATAAATTGTTTTCCGGTTTTGCTACCAATTCAATCTTCCTGTGGGCACAGAAAACCTCTATTCCCTATGAAGGATTTCCTAAAGGAAGAGAAGTTCATCTGAACTTAAATGATATGGAAATGCTCAAAAGAAAAGTAACTGCCATAGATTATATTTCGCCGCAAAATGCAAGAGGAAGCTTTACCGGAACACCCGGAGAGGCCATGTCAAGAAACGGAAAAAATGGTACTTATTCGCTTACGGGAGATTACTCTGTAGGAAATAAAATTTCAGAAAAGAAGCTGATCTTCGGACGTTACATCAATGATGCCGATGTTTCAGGAAATAAAAATGTAGTAGTTATTGGAGAAGAGATTTATAAAAACTTCTTTGATGCCAAGAAAAAAGAAAACCCAATTGGGAAATCAATCAATATTAAAGGACTATTCTTTAATGTAATCGGAGTTTTCCGTGTGAAAAAAGGAGGAGGATTTGAAAATGACCAAACAGCTTTCATCCCGCTTTCTACCTATACAAAAATGTATAATGCCGGAGATCAGATTGACATGTTTGCGATTGTAAGTAAACCTAATGCCAATGTGAACTCGGTAGAAGAAGATGTAAAGCAGGTTTTAAAGTCAAAAAATAAAGTATCCCCTGAAGATACCAATGCTTTCGGAAGTTTCAACCTTGGAAAAGAATTTAAAAAGCTGACTGGTTTTCTTACGGGAATGCAGCTGTTAACTATCATTGTAGGTACACTGACAATCCTTGCCGGAGTTATTGCAATCTCGAATATCCTTTTGATTACAGTAAAAGAAAGAACCAAAGAAATCGGGATCAGAAGAGCATTGGGAGCGAAACCGGCAGAAGTAAGAAATCAGATTTTGCTGGAAAGTGTGGTGATAACACTCTCCTCAGGGTTATTAGGCTTTATGTTTGGGATTTTTGTGTTGATGATTCTGAATGCCGTTACCCAGGGGCAGGATTCATTTCCGTTCTATAATCCAACGGTTAATTATGGAAACGTCTTTGCAGCCATGGCTGTCATGGTAATTTTAGGATTGATCATCGGAATGATTCCCGCGCAAAGAGCAGTAAAGATCAGGCCTATTGAAGCCTTAAGAACAGAGTAA
- a CDS encoding ABC transporter permease, which yields MFDLDRWQEIFSSIRSNVLRTVLSGFTVALGLFIFIVLFGIGKGLQNAFSEGFAGDAKNLIIFSTGKASLAYKGLQSDRNITLNNSDYDFLINADKEKAGPSSPRYTANLMVKYGKESGLYQINGAQPGEQVIENRKIIDGRYVTAMDLERKLNVAVIGRMVQRDLIKNGSPIGKELDINGTMYKVIGVFSDDGGDRDERHITVPITTLQQMKKGSDTVNIAYITYNDKLTPDQAIKYGDELKDKLKARKSVSPDDEKGIRVWNNAKNMNDTFAFMAVLTAIVGFIGMGTLLAGIIGISNIMVYIVKERTKEIGVRKAIGAKPSGIVGLIVQESVVITVVSGLVGVGVGVLTLSLIGNSLEEFFIKSPSVGWGAIIMAFIALIFSGLIAGFVPAYRASRIKPIEALRTE from the coding sequence ATGTTTGACCTAGATCGTTGGCAGGAAATATTCAGTTCTATCCGGAGTAATGTACTTCGGACGGTGCTTTCAGGGTTTACGGTAGCTTTGGGACTGTTTATTTTCATTGTGCTTTTTGGAATTGGAAAAGGGCTTCAGAATGCATTCTCGGAAGGATTTGCGGGAGATGCTAAAAATCTTATTATTTTTTCTACAGGAAAAGCCTCTTTAGCTTATAAAGGCCTTCAGTCTGATCGGAATATAACCCTGAATAACTCAGACTATGACTTTTTAATTAATGCAGATAAGGAAAAAGCTGGGCCTTCCAGTCCAAGATATACTGCCAATTTAATGGTGAAATATGGAAAGGAAAGTGGCCTTTATCAGATCAATGGAGCTCAACCCGGGGAACAGGTCATTGAAAATAGAAAAATTATTGATGGGAGGTATGTGACAGCGATGGATTTGGAAAGGAAATTAAATGTTGCGGTCATTGGGAGAATGGTTCAGCGGGATTTAATCAAAAACGGGAGTCCAATAGGAAAAGAACTCGATATTAATGGAACAATGTATAAGGTCATTGGAGTTTTTTCAGATGACGGAGGAGATAGAGATGAAAGACATATTACCGTTCCGATTACGACTTTACAGCAGATGAAGAAAGGATCTGATACCGTAAATATAGCTTATATTACGTACAATGATAAACTGACTCCGGATCAGGCCATTAAGTATGGTGATGAGCTTAAAGATAAATTAAAAGCAAGAAAAAGTGTTTCTCCTGATGATGAAAAGGGAATACGTGTCTGGAACAATGCGAAAAACATGAATGATACATTTGCGTTTATGGCAGTTCTTACAGCGATTGTAGGATTTATTGGTATGGGTACATTGCTGGCGGGAATTATCGGGATCAGTAATATTATGGTGTATATCGTAAAAGAAAGAACCAAGGAAATTGGAGTACGGAAAGCTATTGGTGCAAAGCCAAGCGGAATTGTAGGACTGATCGTTCAGGAAAGTGTTGTGATTACTGTGGTTTCCGGACTTGTTGGAGTAGGAGTAGGCGTTTTGACTTTAAGTCTTATCGGAAACAGCCTTGAAGAGTTCTTTATTAAAAGCCCGAGTGTAGGATGGGGCGCTATCATCATGGCATTTATCGCTTTGATTTTCTCAGGATTGATCGCAGGATTTGTACCGGCATACAGAGCTTCAAGAATTAAACCGATCGAAGCTTTGAGAACAGAGTAA
- a CDS encoding ABC transporter ATP-binding protein has translation MLVIQDLNKSYDTGKSKLHVLKGINLNISEGEFVSIMGSSGSGKSTLLNIIGILDEKDSGTYELDGVPIEHLSEVKAAEYRSKFLGFIFQSFNLINYKTALENVALPLYYQNVPRRERNQKAMEYLEKVGLAQWANHLPSELSGGQKQRVAIARALITNPKVVLADEPTGALDSKTTHDIMKLLQDINNEGKTIIVVTHEPDVAAQTKRNVVLKDGVIESDEFIKQIVL, from the coding sequence ATGTTAGTAATTCAGGATTTAAATAAGTCATACGATACAGGAAAAAGCAAACTTCATGTTCTCAAAGGAATTAATCTGAATATTTCTGAGGGCGAGTTTGTTTCTATTATGGGAAGTTCCGGTTCCGGAAAATCTACACTTCTTAATATTATTGGGATTCTGGATGAAAAAGATTCAGGGACCTATGAACTGGATGGAGTTCCTATCGAGCATTTATCAGAAGTAAAAGCTGCAGAATACAGAAGTAAGTTTTTGGGATTTATTTTTCAGTCTTTCAATCTTATCAATTATAAAACAGCTTTGGAAAACGTAGCACTTCCTCTGTACTATCAGAATGTACCGAGAAGAGAACGTAATCAGAAAGCTATGGAATATCTTGAAAAAGTAGGTCTTGCACAATGGGCAAATCACCTTCCCAGTGAACTTTCCGGAGGACAGAAACAGAGAGTGGCTATTGCAAGAGCATTGATCACAAATCCAAAAGTGGTATTGGCAGATGAGCCTACCGGAGCATTGGACTCCAAAACTACTCATGATATTATGAAACTTCTTCAGGATATCAATAATGAAGGAAAAACAATCATCGTTGTAACCCACGAACCGGACGTAGCTGCACAGACCAAAAGAAACGTAGTGCTGAAGGATGGGGTTATTGAAAGTGATGAGTTTATTAAGCAGATTGTGCTTTAG
- a CDS encoding ribonucleotide-diphosphate reductase subunit beta, with translation MGIFDKRVSYKPFEYPEVLQFVEAINKSFWVHSEVDFTADVQDFHSQLEPHEKHAVKNALLAIAQIEVSVKTFWGNLYNHLPKPEFNGLGSTFAECEFRHSEAYSRLLEVLGYNDEFLNVIEIPAVKGRIEFLGNALKHANSATPKEYVSALLLFSILVENVSLFSQFAIILSFTRFKGFMKNVSNIIAWTSVDEQIHANAGIYLINKIREEQPDLLTDSDIEDIYTLVDESIAREGDILSWIFELGEIDNVSKEDLLNFMKYRVDDSLKKINMKTRYNITPEQYKPMVWFEEEVFANSLDDFFAKRPVDYTKHDKSITANDLF, from the coding sequence ATGGGAATTTTTGATAAAAGAGTAAGCTATAAGCCATTTGAATACCCGGAGGTTCTTCAATTTGTAGAAGCAATCAACAAATCGTTCTGGGTGCATTCGGAAGTGGACTTTACTGCAGATGTTCAGGATTTTCATTCGCAGTTGGAACCACATGAAAAGCACGCTGTGAAAAATGCGCTGTTAGCCATTGCACAGATCGAGGTGTCTGTAAAGACATTCTGGGGAAATTTATACAACCACCTACCAAAGCCGGAATTCAATGGATTAGGATCTACTTTTGCAGAATGCGAGTTTCGTCATTCTGAAGCATATTCCCGTTTATTAGAGGTATTAGGATATAATGATGAATTCCTTAACGTAATTGAAATTCCTGCTGTAAAAGGAAGAATCGAGTTTTTAGGAAACGCTTTAAAGCATGCTAATTCTGCAACTCCGAAAGAATATGTTTCCGCTTTACTATTATTCAGTATTTTAGTGGAAAACGTTTCTCTTTTCTCACAGTTTGCCATCATCCTTTCTTTCACAAGATTTAAAGGATTCATGAAAAATGTTTCCAATATCATCGCATGGACTTCAGTAGATGAGCAGATTCACGCTAATGCAGGAATCTACCTGATCAACAAAATCCGTGAGGAACAACCTGACTTATTAACAGACAGCGATATCGAAGACATCTATACTTTAGTAGACGAATCTATTGCAAGAGAAGGTGATATCCTTAGCTGGATCTTTGAATTGGGAGAAATCGACAATGTTTCTAAAGAAGATCTATTAAACTTCATGAAATACCGTGTGGATGACAGCTTGAAGAAAATCAATATGAAAACAAGATACAACATCACTCCGGAACAATACAAACCAATGGTATGGTTCGAAGAGGAAGTTTTTGCCAATTCATTAGATGATTT